A window of the Acidimicrobiales bacterium genome harbors these coding sequences:
- a CDS encoding IlvD/Edd family dehydratase: MTTRLRSQAWFDNPDDPPMTALYIERYLNFGLTRDELQSGRPIIGIAQSGSDLSPCNRHHLELAKRVRDGITANGGIAFEFPTHPIQETGKRPTAAVDRNLAYLSLVEVLHGYPLDGVVLTTGCDKTTPAMLMAAATVDIPAIALPGGPMLNGWHDGERTGSGTIVWKARELLARGEVDYDGFMELVASSAPSVGHCNTMGTASTMNALAEALGMTLPGAASIPGPYRERGQCAYATGRRIVDMVRDDLKPSDVMTRSSFENAIVVCSAIGGSTNAPIHVNAIARHVGVELDLADWETIGHHVPLLVNMQPAGVYLGEEYHRAGGLPAVVHELLAHDLIRTDAMTVNGRTLAENCADARSGDTDAIRPFDQPLVGDAGFLVMTGNLFETAIMKTSVISPEFRDRYLSNPDDPEAFVGNAIVFDGPEDFHERIDDEALGADEYSILFMRGTGPIGYPGSAEVVNMRAPASLLKRGVTALPCVGDGRQSGTSGSPSILNASPEAAENSGLAVLRSGDRVRIDLAKRRVDLLVDDAELAARLTDLEAAGGFAYPDHQTPWQEIQRSMVDRLDRGMVLKPAVAYQRIAARGVPRNNH; this comes from the coding sequence ATGACGACGAGATTGCGATCGCAGGCGTGGTTCGACAACCCCGACGATCCGCCGATGACGGCGCTCTACATCGAGCGCTACCTGAATTTCGGCCTGACCCGAGACGAGCTTCAGTCGGGTCGCCCGATCATCGGGATCGCCCAGTCCGGGTCGGATCTCTCGCCCTGCAACCGGCATCACCTCGAACTGGCGAAGCGGGTCCGCGACGGCATCACGGCCAACGGTGGCATCGCGTTCGAGTTCCCCACCCACCCGATCCAGGAGACCGGCAAGCGCCCGACGGCAGCGGTCGACCGCAACCTCGCCTACCTCTCGCTGGTCGAGGTGCTGCACGGGTATCCGCTCGACGGAGTGGTCCTCACGACCGGCTGTGACAAGACCACGCCGGCCATGCTGATGGCGGCGGCGACGGTCGACATCCCGGCCATTGCGCTGCCGGGTGGGCCGATGCTCAACGGCTGGCACGACGGCGAGCGGACCGGATCGGGCACCATCGTTTGGAAGGCACGAGAGCTCCTCGCTCGGGGCGAGGTCGACTACGACGGGTTCATGGAGTTGGTGGCGTCATCGGCGCCGTCGGTCGGGCACTGCAACACCATGGGCACGGCGTCGACGATGAACGCGCTGGCCGAGGCGCTGGGCATGACCCTGCCGGGCGCCGCGTCGATTCCAGGCCCCTACCGAGAGCGCGGCCAGTGCGCCTACGCGACCGGCCGCCGGATCGTCGACATGGTGCGGGACGACCTCAAGCCGTCGGATGTCATGACCCGGTCGTCGTTCGAGAACGCGATCGTGGTCTGCTCCGCGATCGGGGGCTCGACCAACGCTCCCATCCACGTCAACGCCATCGCTCGGCACGTCGGTGTCGAGCTCGATCTCGCCGATTGGGAGACCATCGGGCATCACGTGCCGCTGTTGGTGAACATGCAACCCGCCGGGGTCTATCTGGGTGAGGAGTACCACCGGGCCGGAGGTCTGCCGGCGGTCGTCCACGAGTTGCTGGCGCACGACCTCATCCGCACCGACGCCATGACCGTCAACGGGCGAACGCTCGCCGAGAACTGTGCCGACGCCCGCTCCGGGGACACCGACGCGATCCGGCCGTTCGACCAGCCGCTGGTGGGCGACGCAGGCTTCCTTGTGATGACCGGCAACCTGTTCGAGACCGCGATCATGAAGACGTCGGTGATCTCGCCCGAGTTCCGGGATCGCTACCTGAGCAACCCCGACGATCCCGAGGCGTTCGTCGGCAATGCGATCGTGTTCGACGGGCCCGAGGACTTCCACGAGCGGATCGACGACGAGGCGCTCGGCGCCGACGAATACTCGATCCTGTTCATGCGGGGCACCGGGCCCATCGGCTACCCGGGTTCGGCCGAGGTCGTGAACATGCGGGCGCCGGCGTCACTGCTCAAGCGGGGAGTGACCGCCCTGCCGTGCGTCGGCGACGGTCGCCAGTCGGGCACCTCCGGTTCGCCGTCGATCCTCAACGCTTCGCCTGAAGCCGCCGAGAACTCCGGACTCGCCGTGCTGCGCAGCGGTGACCGGGTGCGGATCGACCTCGCAAAGCGGCGCGTCGACCTGCTGGTCGACGACGCCGAACTGGCGGCGCGGCTGACTGACCTCGAAGCGGCCGGAGGCTTCGCCTATCCCGACCATCAGACGCCGTGGCAGGAGATCCAGCGGAGCATGGTCGACCGACTCGACCGCGGCATGGTGCTGAAACCGGCGGTCGCCTACCAGCGGATCGCCGCCCGAGGCGTTCCCCGCAACAACCACTGA
- a CDS encoding TetR/AcrR family transcriptional regulator has translation MIDGSAASGRERILDSSARLFAERGFAETSLRVIAADIDMKAGSLYYHFASKDDLLVSVLERGIELMTDRFELVELEWSAVSSASDEAAHRSRLLAHVVGHLEVLHGHYPYTSLHITTFRTAPEAVRVAVVPFRDAYEAKWTALLAELLPERPADEISILRLVLFGAMNSSIEWFDAGRGNLDHFANVVTDQFWFGVTRQERQVQ, from the coding sequence GTGATCGACGGAAGCGCCGCCAGTGGGAGGGAACGGATTCTCGACTCGTCGGCGCGTTTGTTCGCCGAACGCGGCTTCGCCGAGACCTCGCTGCGAGTCATTGCCGCCGACATCGACATGAAGGCCGGTTCGCTCTACTACCACTTCGCCTCCAAGGACGACCTGTTGGTCAGCGTGTTGGAGCGAGGGATCGAGTTGATGACCGACCGGTTCGAGCTCGTCGAACTCGAGTGGTCGGCCGTCTCGTCGGCGTCCGACGAGGCGGCGCACCGGTCTCGGCTCCTTGCCCACGTCGTCGGTCACCTCGAGGTGCTGCACGGTCACTACCCCTACACCTCGCTGCACATCACCACCTTCCGGACCGCTCCGGAAGCGGTGCGGGTCGCCGTCGTGCCGTTCCGAGACGCCTACGAGGCGAAGTGGACGGCGCTGTTGGCCGAACTACTGCCCGAACGCCCGGCCGACGAGATCAGCATCCTCCGCCTCGTGCTGTTCGGCGCCATGAATTCATCGATCGAATGGTTCGATGCCGGTCGAGGCAACCTCGACCACTTCGCCAACGTGGTCACCGACCAGTTCTGGTTCGGTGTCACCCGTCAGGAAAGGCAGGTGCAGTGA
- a CDS encoding carboxyl transferase domain-containing protein, whose translation MQPVVSRVDRDAAAFAANTEAYRALADTLAERMQWAIDGGHGRDRSIERHLARGKVMVRDRIAMVTDHGTPFMEFSTLSGYGQYDDSAPGGGLVTGIGLVHGVPYVFIANDATVKGGSLLPVSIKKHVRAQQIAEENELGVIYLVDSGGAFLPLQDEIFPDKDHFGGSFYRQARLSAQGLPQLSVVLGGCTAGGAYVPALSDEVIMVEGIGRIFLGGPPIVKAALGEIVEPDDLGGAELHTRISGVSDYRTDTEAEAYAKLREICETTNQRRIDERQDWLDWIEPEPPLYPAEDLYGIISADDRIPFDARDIIARLVDGSRFAEFKPEWGESIVCGFARIWGHQVGIIANNGIIFSESALKATHFIEMCEQRRIPLLFLQNTSGYMVGKDSESGGIAKNGAKMVAAVANATVPRYTVLTGGAYGAGNYGMCGRGFQPRFLFAWPNSRIATMAADTAETVLVDIRLGGLKGAETTEEEIAAIRAEIRGQYEMQSDPYYATSRLWDDGLIDPIHTRDTLGLCLALAARQDEPGPGRGLVYRM comes from the coding sequence ATGCAGCCTGTTGTCAGCCGAGTCGATCGCGATGCCGCCGCTTTCGCCGCCAACACCGAGGCCTACCGGGCCCTTGCCGACACGCTCGCCGAGCGGATGCAGTGGGCCATCGACGGCGGTCACGGGCGCGATCGCAGCATCGAGCGCCATCTTGCTCGCGGGAAGGTGATGGTGCGCGACCGCATCGCCATGGTCACCGATCACGGCACGCCATTCATGGAGTTCTCGACGTTGAGTGGCTACGGCCAGTACGACGACTCGGCGCCGGGCGGCGGGCTCGTCACCGGCATCGGACTCGTCCACGGTGTGCCGTACGTGTTCATCGCCAACGATGCGACCGTGAAGGGTGGCTCACTCCTTCCGGTGTCGATCAAGAAGCACGTGCGAGCGCAGCAGATCGCCGAGGAGAACGAACTCGGCGTGATCTACCTGGTGGATTCCGGTGGCGCCTTCCTCCCGCTGCAAGACGAGATCTTCCCCGACAAGGACCACTTCGGCGGCTCGTTCTATCGGCAAGCGCGACTGTCGGCCCAGGGGCTGCCCCAACTCTCGGTGGTCCTCGGCGGCTGCACCGCCGGCGGAGCCTATGTACCAGCGCTGTCCGACGAAGTGATCATGGTCGAAGGCATCGGTCGCATCTTCCTCGGCGGTCCCCCGATCGTGAAGGCGGCACTCGGCGAGATCGTCGAACCCGACGACCTGGGCGGTGCCGAGCTCCACACCCGCATCTCGGGAGTGAGCGACTACCGCACCGATACCGAGGCCGAGGCCTACGCCAAGTTGCGTGAGATCTGCGAGACCACGAACCAGCGGCGCATCGACGAACGCCAGGACTGGCTCGACTGGATCGAGCCGGAACCGCCGCTCTACCCGGCCGAGGACCTCTACGGGATCATCTCGGCCGACGACCGGATTCCGTTCGACGCCCGCGACATCATCGCTCGACTGGTCGATGGTTCCCGCTTCGCCGAGTTCAAGCCGGAGTGGGGCGAATCGATCGTGTGCGGCTTCGCCCGGATCTGGGGCCACCAGGTCGGGATCATTGCCAACAACGGAATCATCTTCTCGGAGTCGGCCCTGAAGGCCACCCACTTCATCGAGATGTGCGAGCAGCGTCGGATCCCGTTGCTCTTCCTGCAGAACACCTCCGGCTACATGGTCGGCAAGGACTCCGAGTCCGGCGGCATCGCCAAGAACGGGGCGAAGATGGTGGCAGCGGTCGCAAACGCCACCGTGCCCCGCTACACGGTGCTGACCGGTGGCGCCTACGGCGCCGGCAACTACGGCATGTGCGGTCGCGGCTTCCAGCCCCGGTTCCTGTTTGCCTGGCCGAACTCCCGGATCGCCACGATGGCTGCCGACACCGCCGAGACGGTGCTGGTCGACATTCGGCTCGGCGGTCTCAAGGGGGCCGAGACCACCGAGGAAGAGATCGCCGCCATCCGGGCCGAGATCCGCGGCCAGTACGAGATGCAGTCCGACCCGTACTACGCCACCTCACGACTCTGGGACGACGGCCTGATCGACCCGATCCACACCCGCGACACGCTCGGCCTGTGCCTGGCGCTTGCCGCCCGACAAGACGAACCGGGCCCAGGCCGCGGCCTCGTGTACAGGATGTGA
- a CDS encoding biotin carboxylase N-terminal domain-containing protein, with the protein MRILIANRGEIARRVIRTAHRLGHETVAVYADPDANAPFVAEASLAVRIGPADLASSYLSIERLLAAAADTGATAVHPGYGFLSENTGFARAVAEAGMIWIGPHPDAVERMGSKIEARRLAADAGVPIIPGFDESQDPADLAAAAERIGFPVLVKAAAGGGGKGIRIVHEPAGFGEALGEAMTEAERSFGDAAMIVERYIQRPRHVEVQVVGDKHGHQINLGTRECSVQRRYQKLLEEAPAPNLPDDTRAGLRASATALAASIGYDSAGTVEFIVDDETGDYFFLEMNTRLQVEHPVTEFVTGLDLVELQIRSAAGEPLSLSQDDVVLTGHAIEARINAEDPAAGFFPQTGTITHLVVPGEARWDAGVVEGSVVSPHYDAMVAKLIVDGADRATALARLRRCLDGLIVGGLVTNAGFHRWLIDQPPVVDGRVTTRFLDDTDIPTDVDIAAAAQRAADVWRAHERSKAASGPWTQLPDFSLTPHRTRRPLHLEHQSGETFSVEPSEALVDAAAASRSAASTHRVDALGQSSVAVNVDGMTHTFRVVPRTDFWAPSAEVGHGHAGAITSPFPAVVTEAPVAPGDHVNGGDVVVVVEAMKMLHSLKATGPGVVAEVRVKPGDQTVSHQVLVTFEEVHS; encoded by the coding sequence GTGAGAATCCTCATTGCCAACCGGGGCGAGATCGCTCGCCGGGTCATCCGCACCGCCCATCGGCTCGGTCACGAGACCGTCGCCGTCTACGCCGATCCCGATGCCAACGCGCCGTTCGTCGCCGAGGCGAGTCTCGCCGTCCGGATCGGGCCGGCCGATCTTGCCTCCTCGTACCTGTCGATCGAGCGTCTCCTGGCTGCAGCCGCCGACACCGGCGCCACCGCCGTCCACCCCGGCTATGGGTTCCTGTCGGAGAACACCGGCTTCGCCCGAGCCGTCGCCGAGGCCGGCATGATCTGGATCGGACCGCACCCCGACGCCGTCGAACGCATGGGTTCCAAGATCGAGGCCCGCCGTCTCGCCGCCGACGCCGGGGTACCGATCATTCCCGGCTTCGACGAATCGCAGGATCCCGCCGATCTCGCCGCAGCGGCCGAACGCATCGGGTTCCCGGTCTTGGTCAAGGCTGCGGCCGGAGGTGGCGGCAAGGGCATCCGAATCGTGCACGAACCGGCCGGGTTCGGCGAGGCGCTCGGTGAGGCCATGACCGAAGCCGAGCGCTCGTTCGGCGACGCCGCCATGATCGTGGAGCGCTACATCCAGCGGCCCCGGCACGTCGAGGTGCAGGTCGTCGGTGACAAGCACGGGCACCAGATCAACCTCGGCACCCGCGAGTGCTCGGTGCAGCGTCGCTATCAGAAGCTGCTCGAGGAGGCGCCGGCGCCGAACTTGCCCGACGACACCCGAGCCGGACTGCGAGCGAGTGCCACGGCGCTGGCAGCGTCGATCGGCTACGACTCTGCCGGCACGGTCGAGTTCATCGTCGACGACGAGACCGGCGACTACTTCTTCCTCGAGATGAACACTCGTCTCCAGGTCGAACATCCCGTCACCGAGTTCGTCACCGGTCTCGATCTCGTCGAACTGCAGATCCGTTCCGCCGCCGGCGAGCCGCTGTCGCTGTCACAGGACGACGTGGTGCTCACCGGCCATGCCATCGAGGCCCGCATCAACGCCGAGGACCCAGCGGCCGGCTTCTTCCCCCAGACCGGCACCATCACACATCTGGTTGTTCCGGGCGAAGCCCGCTGGGACGCCGGTGTGGTCGAGGGGTCGGTGGTGTCGCCGCACTACGACGCCATGGTGGCCAAGCTGATCGTCGACGGTGCCGATCGAGCCACCGCACTGGCCCGCCTGCGACGCTGTCTCGACGGTCTGATCGTGGGCGGGCTCGTCACGAATGCCGGTTTCCATCGTTGGCTGATCGACCAACCGCCGGTCGTCGACGGACGGGTCACCACTCGTTTCCTCGACGACACCGACATCCCGACCGACGTCGACATCGCCGCCGCGGCGCAGCGTGCCGCCGATGTGTGGCGAGCGCACGAACGGTCCAAGGCGGCCTCGGGTCCGTGGACCCAACTGCCCGACTTCTCGCTCACCCCGCATCGCACTCGGCGCCCGCTCCACCTCGAGCATCAGTCCGGCGAGACGTTCAGCGTCGAGCCGTCGGAGGCTCTTGTCGACGCTGCTGCAGCGTCACGCAGCGCAGCCAGTACGCATCGGGTCGATGCGCTCGGGCAGTCGTCGGTTGCGGTCAACGTCGATGGCATGACCCACACCTTCCGTGTCGTGCCCCGCACCGACTTCTGGGCGCCATCGGCCGAGGTCGGTCACGGCCACGCCGGCGCCATCACCTCACCGTTCCCGGCCGTGGTCACCGAGGCCCCGGTCGCTCCCGGCGACCACGTCAACGGTGGCGACGTCGTCGTGGTGGTGGAAGCCATGAAGATGCTCCACTCGCTGAAGGCCACCGGGCCCGGCGTCGTCGCCGAGGTCCGGGTGAAGCCGGGCGATCAGACCGTGTCCCACCAAGTTCTCGTCACCTTCGAAGAGGTCCACTCATGA
- a CDS encoding acyl-CoA dehydrogenase family protein, with protein sequence MSSTSQRPIAKRNAYMTDELEAIYDQTVEFVTKEVVPNGDAWEEAGKVPREVLTKMGGLGMLGLRVPESVGGLGMGMLASATFSEALGASTYAGFDVTVLVHTDMAGPHLFNSANDDQLAEWAPSVLAGETILSIGVTEPDAGSDVAGIRTSAVKDGDGWRINGTKTYITNGVYGDLTIVAAKTDPDNRYGITMFLVPKGTEGFSVATKLDKHGWRCSDTAELVLDDVWVPDTAVLGTVHRGFYETMKNFQNERMVLVGMGVGAAQAAIDMTASYCQDRAAFGGRLFDLGAIRQRLAMNQAKVDAVRASMYHAAWMGDQGVDNVRAMSGVKAWGCEVVNDVMYDCLQFHGGIGYMRESTIERMTRDARILPIGGGATEVMLEEIAKRLY encoded by the coding sequence ATGAGCTCCACCAGCCAACGCCCGATCGCCAAGCGCAACGCCTACATGACCGACGAGCTCGAGGCGATCTACGACCAGACCGTCGAGTTCGTCACCAAGGAGGTCGTCCCCAACGGCGACGCCTGGGAAGAGGCGGGCAAGGTGCCTCGCGAGGTGCTCACGAAGATGGGCGGTCTCGGCATGCTCGGCCTTCGGGTTCCCGAATCCGTTGGTGGCCTCGGTATGGGCATGCTCGCGTCGGCCACGTTCTCGGAGGCACTCGGGGCTTCGACGTATGCCGGGTTCGACGTGACCGTGCTCGTCCATACCGACATGGCCGGCCCGCACCTGTTCAACTCGGCCAATGACGACCAGCTCGCCGAGTGGGCGCCCAGCGTGCTGGCGGGTGAGACGATTCTTTCGATCGGCGTCACGGAGCCCGATGCCGGATCCGACGTCGCCGGCATCCGCACCTCGGCCGTGAAGGACGGCGATGGCTGGCGGATCAACGGCACCAAGACCTACATCACCAATGGCGTCTACGGCGACCTCACGATCGTCGCGGCCAAGACCGATCCCGACAACCGCTACGGCATCACGATGTTCCTCGTGCCCAAGGGCACCGAAGGATTCTCCGTGGCGACCAAGCTCGACAAGCACGGGTGGCGTTGTTCCGACACCGCCGAGTTGGTCCTCGATGACGTGTGGGTGCCCGACACCGCCGTGCTCGGCACCGTGCACCGCGGCTTCTACGAGACCATGAAGAACTTCCAGAACGAGCGGATGGTGCTGGTCGGCATGGGCGTCGGCGCAGCCCAGGCCGCGATCGACATGACCGCGTCGTACTGCCAGGACCGGGCCGCGTTCGGTGGGCGGCTGTTCGACCTCGGTGCGATCCGTCAGCGGTTGGCCATGAACCAGGCCAAGGTCGATGCCGTGCGGGCGTCGATGTATCACGCGGCGTGGATGGGTGATCAGGGCGTCGACAACGTGCGGGCCATGTCGGGAGTGAAGGCGTGGGGATGCGAGGTCGTCAACGACGTCATGTACGACTGCCTCCAGTTCCACGGCGGCATCGGCTACATGCGGGAGTCGACGATCGAGCGCATGACCCGCGATGCCCGGATCCTGCCGATCGGTGGTGGGGCCACCGAGGTCATGCTCGAAGAGATCGCCAAGCGGCTGTACTGA
- a CDS encoding acyl-CoA dehydrogenase family protein yields the protein MSTINDETHELFRDSFRSFVNDRMLPHYDQWEADGIMDRSVYAEAGKHGFVGMAIPEQYGGGGTKDFRFNAVISEELANAGIGGAGLGIGLHNDITTPYFIEYCNEEQAARWLPGIASGELITAIAMTEPGTGSDLASIATSAVRDGDEFVINGAKTFITNGINSDVVIVVCRTGEGRAGLSLIVVERGMPGFERGRNLDKIGQHSADTAELFFSDVRVPVANLLGEEGRGLEYLSSNLAQERLSIGVNGLHTARAAFRWTVDYVKERTAFGKAIGSFQNTKFVLAEVKTEIDVTVPFIEQCITKLNAGELSAAEAAQAKLWASELQGRTLDRCLQFFGGYGYTSEYPIGRAYADARVTRIYGGTSEIMKTIIAKEIL from the coding sequence ATGTCCACGATCAACGACGAGACCCACGAACTGTTCCGCGACAGCTTCCGCTCGTTCGTCAACGACCGCATGCTCCCCCACTACGACCAATGGGAGGCCGACGGCATCATGGACCGATCCGTCTATGCCGAGGCCGGCAAGCACGGGTTCGTCGGAATGGCGATTCCGGAGCAGTACGGCGGCGGTGGCACCAAGGACTTCCGATTCAACGCTGTCATCAGTGAAGAGCTGGCGAACGCCGGCATCGGGGGCGCCGGGCTGGGCATTGGCCTGCACAACGACATCACGACGCCGTACTTCATCGAGTACTGCAACGAGGAGCAGGCGGCGCGCTGGTTGCCGGGTATCGCGAGCGGCGAGCTCATCACGGCGATCGCCATGACCGAGCCGGGAACCGGCTCCGACCTCGCCTCGATCGCCACCAGCGCCGTACGAGATGGCGACGAGTTCGTCATCAACGGGGCCAAGACCTTCATCACCAACGGCATCAACTCCGACGTCGTCATCGTCGTCTGCCGCACCGGTGAGGGCCGGGCCGGACTGTCGCTGATCGTGGTCGAGCGAGGGATGCCCGGCTTCGAGCGAGGGCGCAACCTCGACAAGATCGGCCAACACTCCGCCGACACTGCCGAGCTGTTCTTCTCCGACGTGCGGGTGCCGGTGGCCAACCTCCTGGGTGAAGAGGGCCGGGGCCTCGAGTATCTGTCGTCGAACCTGGCCCAGGAGCGGTTGTCGATCGGGGTCAACGGGCTCCATACCGCCCGGGCCGCGTTCCGATGGACGGTGGACTACGTGAAGGAACGCACGGCGTTCGGCAAGGCGATCGGGTCGTTTCAGAACACCAAGTTCGTGCTGGCCGAGGTGAAGACCGAGATCGACGTCACCGTGCCGTTCATCGAGCAGTGCATCACGAAGCTCAACGCCGGGGAGCTGTCGGCCGCCGAGGCCGCCCAGGCCAAGCTGTGGGCCTCGGAGCTGCAGGGCCGCACGCTCGATCGCTGCCTCCAGTTCTTCGGCGGCTACGGCTACACCTCGGAATACCCGATCGGTCGGGCCTACGCCGATGCCCGGGTCACCCGCATCTACGGCGGCACGTCCGAGATCATGAAGACGATCATCGCCAAGGAAATCCTCTAA